Proteins from one Coturnix japonica isolate 7356 chromosome 5, Coturnix japonica 2.1, whole genome shotgun sequence genomic window:
- the JMJD7 gene encoding bifunctional peptidase and (3S)-lysyl hydroxylase JMJD7, which translates to MAEGAALRAVRGCLAAFPREARELGWMECVPYLDRPPSPLEFYREWVSPNKPCIIRNAIGHWPALRKWTLEYLREVMGHKVVSVAVTPNGYADAVFHDRFVMPEERQMPFMDFLDIVEKKVTSPNVFYVQKQCSNLTEEFPELMCDVQPDIPWMSEALGKKPDAVNFWLGESTAVTSLHKDHYENLYCVISGEKQFLLHPPSDRPFIPYELYQAATYKVSEDGSFEIVDEKTADKVPWIPLDPLNPNLERYPEYAQAKPLQCTVKAGEMLYLPSLWFHHVQQSHGCIAVNYWYDMEYDLKYSYYQLLDGLTKAVTVL; encoded by the exons ATGGCGGAGGGCGCTGCGCTGCGGGCCGTGCGGGGCTGCCTGGCCGCCTTCCCGCGGGAGGCCCGCG AGCTGGGGTGGATGGAGTGTGTGCCCTATCTTGATAGGCCTCCGTCCCCGCTGGAGTTCTACCGAGAGTGGGTGAGCCCAAATAAACCCTGCATCATCCGGAATGCCATTGGCCACTGGCCAGCGCTGCGCAAATGGACCTTGGAGTATCTCAG GGAGGTAATGGGCCACAAAGTAGTGAGCGTGGCAGTAACACCAAATGGTTACGCAGATGCAGTGTTCCACGACCGTTTTGTCATGCCAGAGGAGCGCCAAATGCCCTTCATGGACTTTTTGGACATTGTGGAGAAGAAAGTGACCTCTCCCAATGTATTCTATGTGCAGAAGCAGTGTTCAAACCTCACTGAGGAGTTCCCTGAGCTGATGTGCGATGTGCAGCCTGATATACCATGGATGAGTGAGGCTCTTG GGAAGAAGCCTGATGCTGTGAATTTCTGGCTTGGGGAATCAACTGCTGTGACATCTT TACATAAAGATCATTATGAGAACTTGTACTGTGTGATATCCGGAGAGAAACAGTTTCTACTGCATCCACCGAGTGACCGTCCCTTCATTCCATACG AGCTCTATCAGGCAGCAACTTACAAAGTGTCAGAAGATGGCTCATTTGAAATCGTGGATGAAAAGACTGCAGATAAg GTCCCCTGGATCCCTCTGGACCCTTTGAACCCAAATCTGGAACGATATCCAGAGTATGCTCAGGCAAAACCTTTGCAGTGTACAGTGAAAGCTGGTGAGATGTTATACCTCCCATCGCTCTGGTTCCACCATGTTCAGCAATCACATGGCTGTATAGCAG